A single Silvibacterium dinghuense DNA region contains:
- a CDS encoding type II toxin-antitoxin system VapB family antitoxin — protein sequence MSIKNEQTESLARQLSEVTGESITATIRIALEERLARVAPQRTGNPAHERAVRLGEIIRRVSRLPILDTRPEEDILGYGEHGLPE from the coding sequence ATGAGCATCAAGAACGAGCAAACGGAAAGCCTGGCGCGTCAGCTCAGTGAGGTCACGGGCGAGTCCATCACTGCGACGATCCGTATCGCTCTGGAGGAGCGGTTGGCCCGGGTCGCTCCGCAGCGCACCGGGAACCCGGCTCACGAGCGCGCTGTTCGCCTTGGTGAGATTATTCGCAGGGTAAGCAGGCTACCTATCCTCGATACTCGCCCCGAAGAAGACATTCTCGGCTACGGCGAGCATGGGCTGCCTGAGTAG
- the mmuM gene encoding homocysteine S-methyltransferase translates to MRPLTFAQFAPVRVLDGGMATELERHGLDISGPLWSAHILDTAPERIRAVHLDYLHAGADCISTASYQVSDFGYTELGRPAHHAHDALRRSVAIAEEARVLYAAESPRPVFIAASLGPYGAALHNGAEFHGNYEIPFTELVDFHARRLDVLADTEADLVAFETVPSFEEARAIAVALVDFPHVSAWVSFTCRDEAHVAHGEPLADCAALLGSKEEDDFEQVAAVGINCTQPRFVLPLLKAARAVTAKALIAYPNSGELWNAESRSWYGAAEVAPYTALARQWYTAGAQAIGGCCRTTPAHIRALHHLRNEEAGESALLPVH, encoded by the coding sequence ATGAGGCCGCTTACCTTCGCGCAGTTCGCTCCCGTCCGTGTCCTCGACGGCGGCATGGCCACCGAGCTTGAGCGCCACGGTCTCGATATCTCCGGGCCGCTCTGGTCCGCGCACATTCTGGATACCGCCCCCGAGCGCATTCGCGCTGTGCATCTTGACTACCTGCATGCCGGCGCCGACTGCATCTCCACTGCCAGCTACCAGGTCTCCGACTTTGGTTATACCGAGCTGGGCCGTCCGGCGCATCACGCGCACGATGCTCTGCGCCGGTCGGTGGCTATCGCCGAGGAAGCCCGGGTCCTCTATGCGGCCGAAAGCCCTCGCCCGGTCTTCATCGCCGCCTCGCTCGGGCCCTACGGCGCCGCGCTTCATAATGGAGCCGAGTTCCACGGCAATTACGAAATCCCCTTTACGGAGCTGGTTGATTTTCACGCTCGCCGGCTCGACGTTCTCGCTGACACCGAGGCGGATCTCGTTGCTTTTGAGACAGTGCCCTCGTTCGAAGAGGCCCGCGCCATTGCCGTCGCCCTCGTCGACTTTCCGCATGTCTCCGCCTGGGTTTCCTTCACCTGCCGCGACGAGGCCCACGTCGCCCATGGCGAGCCGCTGGCGGACTGCGCCGCGCTCCTGGGCAGCAAAGAGGAGGACGATTTTGAGCAGGTGGCAGCCGTAGGCATCAACTGCACCCAGCCTCGCTTCGTGCTGCCGTTGTTGAAGGCTGCTCGCGCTGTCACCGCCAAGGCGCTCATCGCCTATCCGAATTCCGGCGAGCTCTGGAATGCCGAGTCCCGTTCCTGGTATGGGGCGGCAGAGGTTGCACCCTACACCGCTCTCGCCCGCCAGTGGTACACCGCCGGAGCGCAGGCCATTGGCGGATGCTGCCGTACCACCCCGGCCCATATCCGTGCGCTTCACCACTTGCGGAACGAAGAAGCTGGTGAATCTGCCCTACTTCCGGTGCATTAA
- the purF gene encoding amidophosphoribosyltransferase, translating to MSEAEYFRARGLDTEEDPKLREECGVAAVYNHPEAARQVYLSLYALQHRGQESAGIATADGKNLSNIKGMGLVADIFTEDVLAKLHGDMAIGHTRYSTTGDSALLNAQPIRVESTKGLIAIAHNGNLVNLGNVRARLERDGAYFQTTSDSEIIVQLIAHSKASTLVDAIADSLSQVDGAFSIVMMTRDRIFAARDPRGFRPLSMGVIENPDGPDTVVFASETCAFDLLRAKFVRDVEPGELVMVSADGVTSRRYSTGVKQSSCVFEHVYFARPDSKIFNRWVQESREEMGRQLARESGVEADLVVPVPDSGVTAAIGYAAESGIPFRFGLIRNHYVGRTFIEPEQRVRDFGVKLKLNPVRNLLQGKRIILVDDSIIRGTTSRKIVRMVRAAGAKEVHLRISCPPTISPCHYGIDTPRKSELIAANNSIAEIERFIEADSLAYLSLEGMQHACAGDTDNKFCVACFTGNYPTEWVDVDQILPATASL from the coding sequence ATGAGTGAGGCGGAATATTTCCGGGCACGCGGCCTCGATACGGAAGAAGACCCCAAGCTCCGCGAGGAGTGCGGTGTCGCCGCCGTCTATAACCATCCCGAGGCCGCGCGCCAGGTCTATCTCAGCCTCTACGCGCTGCAGCATCGCGGACAGGAGTCGGCCGGCATCGCTACCGCCGACGGCAAGAATCTTTCGAACATCAAGGGCATGGGCCTGGTCGCCGACATCTTCACCGAAGATGTGCTGGCCAAGCTCCACGGCGACATGGCCATCGGCCACACCCGCTACTCGACCACCGGCGACTCGGCGCTGCTCAACGCGCAGCCCATTCGCGTGGAGTCGACCAAAGGCCTCATCGCCATCGCTCACAACGGCAACCTGGTGAACCTCGGCAACGTCCGCGCGCGCCTCGAGCGCGACGGCGCCTACTTCCAGACCACCAGCGACTCCGAGATCATCGTGCAGCTCATCGCGCACTCGAAGGCGAGCACGCTGGTCGACGCCATCGCCGATTCGCTCTCGCAGGTCGATGGCGCGTTTTCGATTGTGATGATGACGCGCGACCGCATCTTCGCTGCACGCGATCCGCGCGGCTTCCGTCCGCTGTCGATGGGCGTCATCGAGAATCCTGATGGACCGGACACCGTTGTTTTCGCCTCCGAAACCTGCGCCTTCGATCTGCTGCGTGCGAAGTTCGTGCGCGACGTCGAGCCCGGCGAGCTGGTCATGGTCTCGGCGGATGGCGTCACTTCGCGCCGCTACTCGACCGGTGTCAAGCAGTCGAGCTGCGTTTTCGAGCACGTCTACTTCGCGCGACCCGATAGCAAGATCTTCAATCGCTGGGTGCAGGAAAGCCGTGAGGAGATGGGCCGCCAGCTTGCGCGTGAGTCCGGCGTCGAAGCCGATCTCGTCGTGCCCGTGCCCGACTCCGGCGTGACGGCTGCGATTGGCTATGCCGCGGAGAGTGGCATCCCGTTTCGATTTGGTTTGATTCGCAACCACTACGTGGGCCGCACCTTCATCGAGCCCGAGCAGCGCGTCCGCGACTTCGGCGTGAAGCTCAAGCTCAACCCGGTGCGCAATCTGCTGCAGGGCAAGCGCATCATCCTGGTCGATGACTCGATCATCCGCGGCACCACCAGCCGCAAGATCGTGCGCATGGTCCGTGCTGCGGGTGCGAAGGAAGTGCATCTCCGCATCAGCTGCCCGCCGACCATCTCGCCCTGCCACTACGGCATCGACACGCCCCGCAAGTCGGAGCTGATCGCAGCCAATAATTCCATCGCCGAGATCGAGCGCTTCATTGAAGCTGACTCGCTCGCCTACCTCTCGCTCGAGGGGATGCAACACGCCTGTGCCGGCGATACGGATAACAAGTTCTGCGTGGCCTGCTTCACCGGCAACTATCCCACCGAGTGGGTAGACGTAGACCAGATCCTCCCCGCCACGGCCTCGCTCTAA
- the purL gene encoding phosphoribosylformylglycinamidine synthase subunit PurL, which translates to MKSENAVTPKPVTVTPELLAQHSITAEEYERILAALGRTPSLTELGIYSVMWSEHCSYKSSRVHLKRLPTESDRVVQGPGENAGIIDVGDGWACAFKIESHNHPSYIEPFQGAATGVGGILRDIFTMNARPLAVMDSLRFGPIEPGSADAALVNKNHSVLEGVVHGIAAYGNCFGVPNLGGETRFEPCYSGNPLVNAFALGLVRRDEIFYAKATGVGNPVIYAGAKTGRDGIHGATMASEEFKEGSEQKRPNVQVGDPFMEKLLLEACIEAMKTGAVVGIQDMGAAGLTSSSCEMGARGGVGVEMNLDQIPQRETNMTAYEMMLSESQERMLLVAEKGREQEVLDVFYKWGLDATIVGTVIADPRMRIVHKGELMADIPNTSLTDDAPRYHRPVGVWKAPVPAEPSPEVLAELNKTRDYTADLKQLLASSNVCDKRWVFEQYDSMVQTNTVQGPGAEAGVMRIKGTGTPGHERGLSMALAGNGRWCYLNPELGAQHAVAEAARKVACTGATPVATTNCLNFGNPEKPEIMAQLSSAIDGIAAACKALGTPVTGGNVSLYNETKGEGIYPTPVLGIVGVIDDVTKAVPSGFQREGDSVAVLAPFPADTNLWKTSQKEFGSSEYAKVVLGQLWGEPPAIELESEAKLNQCLAALAEKQLIHSASDLSEGGLPVALAEACFAHGIGVKAAILPETASHGPDSIFAERPSWVLISYDQANHAEIMQMALHYQSLVQQIGKTVDDRIVLSANLKTVIDSTVADLRAPWADSLEATLHDHSANEVLA; encoded by the coding sequence ATGAAATCAGAGAATGCCGTGACCCCCAAACCGGTCACTGTCACGCCCGAGCTTCTGGCTCAGCACAGCATCACGGCCGAGGAGTACGAACGCATCCTCGCCGCGCTTGGCCGCACCCCTTCCCTTACTGAACTTGGTATCTACTCCGTGATGTGGAGCGAGCACTGCTCCTATAAGTCGTCACGCGTGCACCTTAAGCGGCTGCCGACCGAAAGCGATCGAGTCGTGCAGGGGCCGGGTGAGAACGCCGGCATCATCGACGTGGGCGACGGCTGGGCCTGCGCCTTCAAGATCGAGTCGCACAACCACCCCTCGTACATCGAGCCTTTCCAGGGCGCGGCCACGGGCGTGGGCGGCATTCTGCGCGACATCTTCACCATGAACGCCCGTCCGCTGGCGGTGATGGATTCGCTGCGCTTCGGCCCCATCGAGCCGGGCTCGGCGGATGCGGCGCTGGTGAACAAGAATCACTCCGTGCTCGAGGGCGTGGTCCACGGCATTGCCGCCTACGGCAACTGCTTCGGCGTGCCCAACCTTGGTGGCGAAACCCGCTTCGAGCCGTGCTACTCCGGCAATCCGCTGGTGAACGCGTTTGCGCTCGGCCTCGTCCGCCGCGATGAGATCTTCTACGCCAAGGCCACCGGCGTCGGCAATCCGGTGATCTACGCGGGAGCGAAGACTGGCCGCGACGGCATCCACGGCGCCACCATGGCGTCGGAAGAGTTCAAGGAAGGCTCCGAGCAGAAGCGCCCCAACGTGCAGGTGGGCGATCCCTTCATGGAGAAGCTGCTCCTCGAGGCCTGCATCGAAGCCATGAAGACCGGCGCGGTCGTCGGCATTCAGGACATGGGTGCAGCCGGCCTCACCTCATCCAGCTGCGAAATGGGCGCGCGCGGCGGCGTCGGCGTCGAGATGAACCTCGACCAGATCCCCCAGCGCGAAACCAACATGACCGCCTACGAGATGATGCTCTCCGAGTCGCAGGAGCGCATGCTCCTCGTCGCCGAGAAGGGCCGCGAGCAGGAAGTGCTCGACGTCTTCTACAAGTGGGGGCTCGACGCCACCATCGTCGGCACCGTCATCGCCGACCCGCGCATGCGCATCGTCCACAAGGGCGAGCTGATGGCGGATATTCCAAACACTTCGCTCACCGACGACGCGCCGCGCTACCACCGGCCCGTTGGTGTGTGGAAGGCTCCGGTTCCTGCGGAACCTTCGCCCGAAGTACTTGCCGAGTTAAATAAAACCCGCGACTACACCGCCGACCTCAAGCAGCTGCTCGCGTCGTCGAATGTCTGCGACAAGCGCTGGGTCTTCGAGCAGTACGACTCGATGGTGCAGACCAACACCGTGCAGGGCCCCGGTGCAGAAGCCGGTGTCATGCGCATCAAGGGTACTGGAACGCCAGGCCACGAGCGTGGCTTGTCGATGGCGCTCGCCGGCAACGGCCGCTGGTGTTATCTGAATCCTGAGCTCGGTGCGCAGCACGCCGTCGCCGAAGCCGCCCGCAAGGTCGCCTGCACCGGCGCAACGCCCGTCGCGACGACCAACTGCCTCAACTTCGGCAACCCCGAGAAGCCCGAGATCATGGCGCAGCTCTCGAGCGCCATTGACGGCATCGCCGCCGCCTGCAAGGCCCTTGGCACCCCGGTCACTGGCGGCAATGTCTCGCTCTACAACGAGACTAAGGGTGAAGGTATCTACCCGACGCCGGTCCTCGGCATCGTCGGCGTGATCGATGATGTGACCAAGGCCGTTCCTTCAGGATTTCAGCGTGAAGGCGATTCTGTTGCCGTTCTTGCGCCGTTTCCGGCGGATACGAACCTGTGGAAGACATCACAGAAAGAGTTCGGCTCTTCTGAATATGCCAAGGTGGTACTTGGCCAACTCTGGGGCGAACCGCCAGCGATTGAGCTTGAGAGTGAAGCCAAGCTTAACCAGTGTCTCGCTGCGCTTGCAGAGAAGCAATTGATCCACTCGGCAAGCGATCTTTCGGAAGGTGGTCTCCCGGTGGCGCTTGCGGAGGCGTGCTTTGCTCATGGCATTGGTGTGAAGGCTGCGATTCTGCCTGAAACAGCCTCACATGGTCCGGATAGCATTTTTGCGGAGCGGCCATCGTGGGTGCTGATTTCTTATGACCAGGCGAATCACGCAGAGATTATGCAAATGGCGCTTCACTATCAGAGCCTCGTCCAGCAAATCGGAAAGACTGTCGATGATCGCATCGTGCTATCCGCAAATCTGAAGACCGTCATCGACTCGACTGTTGCCGACCTCCGCGCTCCCTGGGCCGATTCGCTCGAAGCGACCCTGCACGATCACTCTGCCAACGAGGTGCTCGCGTGA
- a CDS encoding type II toxin-antitoxin system VapC family toxin, translated as MGCLSSMVIDTSAIAALFLNEPECARFAELIAAAATRLISAATVVEAGIVIEARLGDAGAREFELFLHHAQLKIVPVDASQAAAARAAWRSYGKGRHPASLNLGDCFSYALAELSGEPLLAKGTDFIRTGISVIEA; from the coding sequence ATGGGCTGCCTGAGTAGCATGGTCATCGATACCTCGGCCATTGCCGCTCTATTCCTGAACGAGCCGGAGTGTGCTCGATTCGCTGAGCTGATCGCAGCAGCCGCAACACGGTTGATCTCTGCCGCCACAGTCGTGGAGGCGGGTATTGTGATCGAGGCACGCCTTGGCGATGCGGGAGCTCGCGAGTTTGAACTCTTCCTGCACCACGCGCAGCTGAAAATCGTTCCTGTAGATGCCTCGCAGGCCGCCGCCGCTCGCGCCGCCTGGCGCAGTTATGGCAAGGGCCGCCATCCGGCGTCACTGAACCTGGGCGACTGTTTCTCCTATGCTCTGGCCGAGCTCAGCGGTGAGCCGCTGCTTGCCAAGGGCACGGACTTCATCCGCACAGGTATTTCTGTTATCGAAGCCTGA
- a CDS encoding energy transducer TonB, translating into MATAFLVVLLCGLFVPLCNAEAQWCNRVTKVSGDPLFYPPIARAARVSGVATIRLTLDAEGKVADVAKISGPPMLLTFYAKQLQHWQFRADAAGHPCQFLAIASFQIGPNSITEAWKSQLPIGNILRFSVEAEPLILDVISDPMPTTWRSHHFPWFRKRRRFAE; encoded by the coding sequence ATGGCAACAGCGTTCCTGGTAGTTTTGCTATGCGGCCTCTTCGTCCCGCTCTGCAACGCGGAAGCCCAGTGGTGCAATCGCGTCACTAAGGTGAGTGGCGATCCGCTCTTCTATCCGCCGATTGCCCGTGCCGCGAGAGTGTCGGGCGTCGCCACCATTCGGCTGACTCTGGATGCTGAAGGAAAAGTCGCTGATGTGGCCAAGATCAGCGGCCCTCCCATGCTGTTGACCTTCTACGCGAAGCAGCTGCAGCATTGGCAGTTTCGAGCCGACGCAGCAGGCCATCCGTGCCAGTTCTTGGCGATTGCCAGCTTTCAGATTGGCCCAAACTCGATCACCGAGGCATGGAAATCACAGCTGCCCATCGGGAACATCCTGCGATTCTCTGTTGAGGCTGAGCCTCTTATCCTTGATGTGATCTCTGATCCGATGCCTACTACCTGGCGTAGCCATCATTTCCCCTGGTTTCGAAAACGCCGGCGTTTTGCCGAGTGA